The Rhododendron vialii isolate Sample 1 chromosome 3a, ASM3025357v1 nucleotide sequence TGGGTAAATGAACAGGTCTATGCTTGTGACCGAAGATTTCTATTTGCGATgatttacccccaaaaaaaaaaaaaaaatcaatttgcaaCAATCGAAAGGCATCATTTTGTGGGTGTTGCTTCACGATTTTGCCTTCCTTTTTCTGTGCCCGTGCAACCATGGGCCTTGCAAGCCAAGGCAAACCACTTTCTGGTCGGAAGGTGGGTACCAGGACCATGTGCCCTCTCTAAAGGTAAAAATTGCTGGTTGTTTTGAACCTAAACTATAGTAAGTGCAAACCTAACAGTACTGTCTCTCCATTAGTGTGAAGTTAGGTGGCGGTGGCTCTTGGGGTTGGTAAGCAGTGGAGGTATGATTTGCTATCCACTCATTAGAGGTGAAAGAGCCCACAAATAAAATTTGGGTTTAGGAGGTTGTGGTTGGAAGCATATGGCCTACGTCCCCAATGGGGCAACGCCAAACTTTTGGATGCTTGGTTCCTCGCAAAATCCGTCCGAAGTCTAGAGTTCATAATCACGTTTAGAAGAGATTCCATTTTCCAGTTTTGTTGATCCTACCATAACCACTAGCCTTTGATGGGCTGTCACCAAGTTACATGTAATTAGTTCCTCACGAGACCCGTGACAAGTCAGGAATTCTTATGAGATCACATCTAAAAGAAGTTGCTGTAGCCGGTcgtttcctcttttttttttaataacaaaaGATTGCTCTCCACTCACTTACAAaacactcctctctctctctctctctctctctctctctctcttgtattttcaaatttcttctTATTccttttaaaaacataaaaatttgaatcTGCCcatactctctccctctctctcacctaATATCCTCAACAAATCTTACTCGAAAACAGTTTCCAGCTTTGTTTTCTACTAACTTTAGGCATCCTAGGTTTTTTCGCCTTATCTTAATGTCCGTTGATCAATCAAAAACCAGGACCGCATAATATTTAATGCAAATGAGAGTGACATaaagctgatcaaaaaaaaaaaaaaagagtgacatAAAGAGCAAAAATATTCGTATTctagtaaaaaacaaaacaaatctcaAATATACATGAAGCGCTACTCTACTCccgtataaaaaaaatgaaaaatcaatcTCATCCTTTTGTCTTTGTCTTTTTATGAATAGAAGTCATTGGCCACGCCATCAACGCTCTACACTCTAGAAGAGGCCCGCCTAGGCGCCTACTGCTTCTCTTTTCTTCCTTCCGTCCTTTTACTACTACTATACTAtatcttccttctctctctctctctctctctctccccccgaagcccccttctctctctctctctctctctctagaaaaaaaaaaaaagggatcaaAGAAAAAGACATTTTGCATTTGAGATCTCAATCGAGGTAAAACATCAATCACtgctccatctctctctctcttgcttatGTTAGAATGTCTCGATTTGCGTACATTTTGCTTGTGTTTTGAATGTCGGTTGGTTGTGGAAGAAGGTGGACGGTGGTGGTGTACTTGGAGCGGAATGCTTTCGAGTTCGAACTGATTAGTGGCTTCGGCTGCTGACTCAGCATCGGTGACTCCGCATTGCAGTTACTGTAATCAACGAGATAGGGCTTTGCTTTGGCTAGATCTGAGCTTGTACGGTTGGTTTTGctgtttcaaatttttaaccCACCGACACTGAATTAGACTCTGTTCATGAAAACgatgtttgtttgtgttttatttatttatggtaATTACCAATTTGAACTGGTTCTTTTATCAATTTGACCTCTTCCAATAAACGACTTGGCATCTTTGGTATTTAGCggtagggaattgattttggcactccactttgtattttaatcatgtgagaaaacaaaactaaaagttgagTGCCATTGACTAAAAGTGAAGTGTCATAATCACATCCCTCAGTGGTATTGTTGGATTAGCATCAGTGAAGTGGCTGTCTCACTTTTTGATCCAAATTCACCTCTGCATTGTAAGTTTTTATTGTAAACAAgcattatttattatttaaatcAACTTCTTGTGCAATTCATGCCCCCAGCGCGTCACCATTCCACATATGTTTACATTGTATCTTCCATCGTAATCTATTAGCAGGAATATTTATTTATTCCTATTTGGCAGAAATTAGTTTtacatttggaaaaaaaatttaaaaaacccccccccccccccccccccccccccgcaaaaaaaaaaggaggtggGAGAGAGTAGTGGGTGGTTGGATAAGATATgtgtctttatttttatttttagaaaattagatATAAATCAATATTCTAGAAAAATAGAGATGACCTTTTGGATGTTTTTGAAGTCCACCATTTATATATACCATTGATATAGTCTTTGGTGGCATGGCATCCCCTCTATgcttctttaataaattttattacttatcaaaaaaaaaaaaactgatatagtaatatatatatttccgtATATATAAGGGGTTGATTTTTTCACTTCACAATCTCATAtattatacatacatacatataattTGCTTATACTTGCGTCATTTCATGTAGGCAGTGTTGTTTTTTGTTCAGGGGAAGGAAATTTTTAGTGTTCATAATTCAAAATTAGGTCATAAACGGCTCTGTATGGATACATTTTCACTGGCTTATGAAATCGGGACTAGACCACACAGTTGATCGTCCTTTATTTGAAGCACTGCCAACAGGAATACTCATTTTCATTGCATCCTCCATTTTCATTGGCTTGTGTATGTGGTTTtcagttcttttattttttcttcaggTTTGTTTGCTATCGAGATAAGCTGGCTGAAATGGAGGATGCAATAGATGGCAATGCACCTCTTGATTATGCTGAATTTCAATTATTTCCAAGCCATGACAGGTTAAACTTCAGCCTGCAACCATTTTCCACTGACACAGAATAATGCATACGCACAGTTAATGTTGTTATTGGATGTGGACTAGGGGTTCAAGTGCTACAATCTTCTATGCGACTAGGCCCCAATGGGGGGAAATGCCTAGTTGTTTTTTAGCACATATCGTTCTTTGCCTAATGTTATACTGAATACCAGAAATGAATTTGATTCAGGCATAGCCAAAACAGGTTGGCCTTTCCTGTCCTCTTGTTTAGAAGAAACTAAAAAACTTGTGGGAGATTGATTCTAGAAGCATATTTATTCTCGGGTTCACTAtggcttttgaatttttgggaaaatattAAGCCCTTCTTAATTGCTAGCAATATGAATTTACGCACTTGCAAATACCCAATTACACCATTAACTAATGTGATCAAAAAGTACTTGAAAAATTAGGAATGAATGAATGCAACTTTTGGTAACATTAACTACATGAAATAAGATCGGTTATTTTAACACAACATCGACAAAATATGATCATTGACCACAAAAGTATCTTTGTGAAGATAATGGTGATGGTAATTGTTGTTAATGTTATTTGTATTCCCTCTGATTACTGTGTTACTTATACTGGATTAAATTAGAGAAGTATTTGTACTACTcttgaaataaattttaaagGCATGCAaacttttgttgtagatatgaGGCATGTGTATGCAGTGGCAACAAAATAGAAACAGTAGCATCTGGTCTTTTGGGACAGCTGGTGCTGCACTCACCTGAAATAAAAGATCTTTCTTCAAGAGGATCCAATGCCAATTTCAAACTTCAACCACCCAAAAGTCTTGATAGTCGCCAATGGTTCACAAAATCAACATTAACCAGGTTGATATATGATATTATCAAACGGTTTCTTGTTTGtctgttttctcttttcttgaCGGAGGAGTGTCTGTTTAACTCTTCCAACCTCATTTCTCAGATTTTTACATCTTGTTGGTTCACCGGACATACTGAATACTGCCAAAGCTATTGACGATGAGATAACTCAACTCGAGGAAGCGAGGAAGTTTCACCTTACTTTGTATACAAAGGTAAAATGTATGACAAATGCCCAAAAAGGAGAGGAAATATTTATTCGTCTCTTGGCTAGTTGATCCTTGAAATATCTACTGATCTCAAATGCATATTTAATTCCTGTCACAGGATAATTGTGATCATTCTGGAGATGGAACAAGAGGTTAGTTCATTGATGTTGCTTTGTAACTTGGACAAGCTGATGGCACAGCTTGTGTTGGGATAATagatttgaagaagaaaaagtagagaagaagagaagtggAAACAAGGATTGATGCAAGAAAAAGGGGCGTGTTTGATTAATTCCAGTATTAATAAATAACAACAAAGTATTTGTGGACGCATATTACAGAGGAAATACTTGAGGGAAAAACTTAGCGTCAACTAAGTCTTGAAATAGGAATGGCCTAAGCTTAAATAATGATGTATGTCAAGGCCCTCAATAAGTGCTTAGGATCCCAGTGATCATAATCTTTATCATAAGCTGCTGTCCGTGTGTCCTTAGCCTCGACGTGTTTGATTTTTTCCCCATTTCCCCTGCTTTGAGTCCTTCATTTACAATATGGACAAGGTTCTTGTTTATcattgtgctttttttttttttttcccggtcaaACAGAAATTCTTATCATTGTGCTTTTGTACCTTCTGTTTCTTGGCTAAATATTGAGCTATCTCTTTTTTAACAGATGGCTCCAACTCGACTGCTGTGGGACCAAAGCTGAAGGTAGTGCTTTTCCATTTTAGTGTAGCACACATTTGTAACTTGGAACTAATATGTTGGTGATGACAGGATGAAGTTAAGATTGCGTCTGATGCATCAAAGTACGTATgtagtttgttttgttttctatgAACAAATTTTCCTTCTCCATGTGTTCCAATTTACATCTTAAAATCTGACAGGAATGAATTGCTGCGAGCAATGGAACTGAGGCTAAAAGCATTGAGAGGAGAATTAGCTGCTGCTTTCAACCGGGCCACGGTAGCCACATGCTCTTCAAAGCACATCTTTGATATGGAAAAGCTTTCTCAACATTTTGGAGCTATAGATTTGAGGTAACTTGGGAACAAAATAAGATTCTAGTGTTTACCCGTCTTCTAAGTTTTTGAGTGGTATGGAATCTTAAAACTGCTGTGTCATATTTCAATCCTGCTCCTTttactttcctttttttctctacaACTTCCTGagactatttttttaattataaaaaatgacTAATACTAATGGCAAGGACCTAAACTTATTCCTTGTTGTTTCCTACCACTGCTAGGAGTACTTTGAGGAAGTTCGTAGAGCATTGCCAAATGGACCAGAATGTTGATTTACCGAGTGATGAGAAGTCCCCTTCCACGGTTGATTCAAGAAATGACAGGTACAGTGCGACTAAGGCTAATGCTCAGATACTAAAACCATTACTGCCAGATACACCAGTAAAGTATGGTGTCTCCCCAGCCAAAGCTGCCCAGGTTGAGCGGCAGAGCTCCACAGAAAGTGAGGAATCTTCTGTCTCAAGCAACGACAATCAACCGACTGTGGAACGGAGTCGGACTCTGATCAGGTCTGCATCACCTAGAAGGTCAGCATCTCCAATGCGTAGGGTCCAGATAGGGCGATCTGGGTCCCGTAGGGCAACTGCACTAAACATTAAGAGCCTCAACTATTTTCCTGCTAGAGACAAGACGTTCTCTAATAGAGATGCAACTGCAAACAGTAGTGAAGACGAAGGATTGGAACACCGCCCCAAAAGATCAGACAGCAATGTTAGAATAAGCGTGCAAGATGCAATCAGTCTTTTTGAAAATAAACAGAAAGATCAAACTTCAGATGCCCAGAAGAGGAGGTCAACTTTAGATGCCTTTCCCGGTACAAAGAAATCTGTACTGAGAAGATGGAGTGCAGGAACGGGTGAAAGTTCCACCCAAGACAACCCACAAATTGCTTCTGAAAATTCTGTTCTAATCACTTCTGACCATTCAGAGGCTGGAGAAATTCCAAGGAGTTCATTAGAAGCGAAAGATGAGCCCGAGTTTTTAGCTGGAGATAACCACCCTGTTGAGGCTGCTAAAATGGATGCACGCTTAGATACTTTTGAAGAAAGAACGTCTAATCCTGTAGGGAGTCAAGCAGAAACCCTAGTTATCCAAAGAGAGGAGAAAACTGAAAAGTTAACGGCCTCAGCCGAATGGAATCGACAGAAAGAACTGGAGTTAAATCAGATGCTGAGGAAAATGATGGAATGTAAGCCTGTTAGGTATCAGAATACAGCACCTGATAGCAACAGAAGCCAAGATGTTCCACGTGGGCAGAGAGGGGGGGTTTCTGACCACTACAAAGAAAAGAGGGACGAAAAACTGAGGGGTGAAACTGCGGGGAGGCTAGCAGAGAAAGAGGCACAACCTAGAGCAATGCAGCAAATTCTTGGTCAAAGAAAAACTGAAATGACCTCGGCCAGCAAGAGTTCTCTGGCTAAGCCCCAAAAGTCACGTAAGACTGTGACTCAATCTGTGAATCCCAAGAAGGAAACCTCAAAACCTGCTGTTACAAAGAAAGCTTTAGCTAAGACATCACCCGCACCCGCTATGCGTAAGTCATGGTCAACAACACCATCACCGAGAGCCACTACCGGGACGTCACCAGCTAAAACTCCTTGTGGGACTCCATCTACTGGCACTACACCTACTCGTCGAAGACCCCAGCCAGCACCGTCAGTTCCTCGATCTAGCCCAAAGGAGGAAATATCCATACAGCGGCCCAAAAATGTGAAGGCTAGGCCAAATGACACTAAGAAAAGTATGAAAGATATGACTGAAAAGAAGCAACAACCTTCAACAAAGAATGGGAAAACTGCGAAAACAAAAGTTCAGACTCCTCCTGGAAAGGATGGTTCAGTGGTTGCCTCAAAGCCCAGTTTCTATAGCAAGGTGACAAAGAAGAGCAGTGTGGTGCCACTGGAGTCAAAGCCTTTCCTGCGTAAAGGCACCGGTATTGGCCCTGGTGTTGGTCCTGTTGtcatcaaaacaaaagagtTTCCTCAACCCGGGGAGACTTTGGAAAACCCTGAAAATCTAAGCGAAGCCCAGAAACACGAGGTGGTTACTGACTCTTCTGGTATTGTTAGTCAGCAGCAGCAGGAGGAGGAATTTGAAGCAGTGGATACTGATGCTGGTTTAGAAGCAGAAACTCATGAGTTATCTAGCCAGCAGAAATGTGAGGGAACTGTGAGCTCAGAGCAAGTTGCTGCAGATTTTGATGATAGTTTTATAATGGTGAGAGAGGCTGTACTCAAGACTGAGGTTGAAGAAGAAACAGTTATCTCCCCGACGGCTTGGGTAGAAATTGAAGAGCATCAAGACTTACCTATTCCACAAGGTGAGAATAGATGTGAAATTTCATACGCAGCCAATGTTGCACCAGTAGCAATTTCAAGTCCACGCGTCCGGCACTCTTTGTCACAAATGCTGCTAGAGGAGAGTGCTGAAACTGATATTTTGGAGTGGGGAAATGCTGAAAACCCTGCTGCAATGGTCTACCAAAAAGATGCACCCAAAGGACTGAAAAGGCTCTTGAAGTTTACTCGAAAGAGTAAGGCGGATCCTAACTTAACCGGTTGGTCTAGCCCACCTGTGTTTTCAGAAGGAGAGGATGATGTTGAGGATTCCAAAGCTGTTAGTAAGAAAAATGCCGATACCTTGCGGAGGATGGCTGCCCTTCATGGAAAGAACTATGGACAGCAAAAGGCTTCATTGGGTGAAAGCTATGAGAAAGATTTAGCTGGTCCTGAAATACATTCTGGTTCGACTACTTCATCCCCTTGCTTTACATCCGTATTGAGTTTAAATATTGATTTAATTGTCTTTGTTCTTAGCCTGAAATGTAGGACCTGTCTGTTTGTTTATACTAAAAGCAATGCGATATATGATCACATAAGATGTGTAAAGCACATCGGACTTCTAGTGATGAGATTCATAATGCCACATCTCTCAAGTTATCACACATACCGTGTTTTTGTGAGATTTCATATCTGACGGACAAAACTTTCAACCAAAGGTAGGATGTGTAGTCACTTGGATTTATAGTCCGATCTGACGCTTAAATCTGAGCAAACAGACAAGCCCTTAGTGATCACTGAATGGTTAAAAAAAGCCTGAAAAGAATAGACTCTCAGGGCATTCTATTTCTGTTGTAATCTTCGTTGTCCAGTTTGACATAAAATTAGCTATTTAGTGATATTGCATTTATCATGTGTGCTTTGTTATTGACACATTTTCCTAGTCTGGACTGTGATACTGATGATCGTAATGATTTATAATACATTCAGCTCATTCCAACGTAAGCAAGTTCAGTGCTCAGAGAGAATCCCACAAGTTGCAGGACCATATCTCGACTGCTGCCACTACGTCTAAAGGTTACTTTCTTTATCCTATCCCCTACTCATTTGTCTTTTCTCCTGCTCTCTGTTCCTGCTATAGAAATATCACATATCACTTCCTTGTGGTTCATAGATTCCAATATTCTCTACTATGTTTTGTGTTTCAGCAACAAGGtcattcttctctctttcaGCATTTAGGGGCAGCAAACCAAATGAGATGAAGCTTCGCTAATGCTATAAGAAAAACTAGATGAGAGTTAGTACCTTCCACCTCTCTCTGTGGCTCTATACTGGTGAACTTTGGCTTCTGGCAAATGCGTCTTTCTTCCccttcccttttttattttgcaaatgCTACAGAGGCCTGGGAGAGATTCCTCTGCTTCTGCATGTAGTGTAGGTTTGTTGTGTTAGTCATCCACGGGATATCTAAATTGTTCTATATAGTTCTAGCTCAGAGCTTAGCGACAATTAACAAACTTGTACTTCGTCTTGAGGCAGCTGACCAATTTGTTCATGTGGTAGAAAACCCACTACATAAAATAAGTTATATATTGGCTTTCAATTTATTCTTTGGGTACCTTTGTGGCTATCTGAAAGTTTGTTATGGTTCATTACTGTGGAAATCTTATTTGGCTTGACTCACCCGGCCGGTGGTTATCTGTTCTTAATTGATTCGAATGTGGTGGTGGTTGCCATTTTCATCGACTTGATTTGATAACTCTACAAACTGTTGCGGAAATGAAAACCTTAATTGATAGTATGAAAAGTATTACAAAATGCAAATTGTTGCCAACCATTTTCGCAACACTCCCATTTGCAGTCATTGCATGCAAAGTGTCGCGACATCTCAGTGCCAGTGGTGCAGAAAAATATCCCCAAGCCAGAAACCATGGGTAATTACCAGCTGTGTTACTAGGAGAAGTTATCATTTCACCTCGATTGTATAAATCCTGGAGCCCTCCGTGAAAGCGCCCTTTCCATTCCGAGTGGAAAATCCTTTCTacgaaattttctttttctggtgcTCCTAACTTCACTCGTTGTGTgctgttcaaaaagaaaaaaaaacttcactcGTTGTGCATGATTATGAATAGCCCTAACATTGAATACTGTAAACCATGTGTATCTAACAGGACCAAGCGGGTGAGAGTAAAGCAAGTATGCTGCGAAATTGCAAATTGCCACAGCCCTTGAGTCCTTCGGTCGAGGTGGTGCTCTTTGGCAACGATGGCAAGCCTGACTGATCACTTGCGAAATTCCTCTTCTTCTTAATCGTTTCTTGTGGGAGTTTCTCAATTGGTGCCGGTCCTATATACTTTGGGGCCTTACACCAACTTCCACTGGGGCCCTATTTCTTTTATTGAGGTATTATATAATCTAGTTAGAAACAATTTGATAGTGTAAGTATAGTTTTTTAAGCAGATCATGTATATGAACACATctaacaaaatataataagtCAAACAATTTTGGAAAGTTTTCTTTATCGGAAATTTGCTTTCGATTTTGTTGTGAAGGAACAAAATATCCTAGTGGTTAAAAAGCGTCCATATTCTTTTGAGTCATTCTACAACCGCATCTAACTACAcatccaaatacacacccacactcacaataggggtggagcccgcacacactacacacccagtgtgtgtgggccccacttCAATTGTAAATATGGGTGTGTGATTGGGTGTGGTGTTAGAAAAATTGTATTCTTTTTGACAAACAATATCATCCCATTAATATCAAATAAGAAAGTACATCCTTACACATACCAACTAACATCAAAAACAAAGTAAGGGAGAAAAGAACAAAGACCCAACAAGACAACCTAACCAAGACTGAGCAAACCCTCTAATCCTAGACATTCAGCAACACCTGCAAGACAAAAAGGCAAGGACAAGAAAGCAAAGGTAAGTCAACGGAAAGCACGGCTTTTGGAGGTTACGATATATACGAGGATGACCACAGCTATCTTCTATAACCCATTCATATTTCCGCGTACGCCTGTTCCATCTTCTCTGTAAAGTAAGCATTCGAAACACCGTAGCATCAACTTTTCAACACGTACCCAAAAAACTTGTCGATCGGCAAAATTTGGGTCCAAACGCATTCCCGTAAACACTTCTCTCAAAATGGGGGCCCTATATTGAGGCGGTATCTTGGTTGGtttatgcagagagagagagagagagagattaaattAGGGCTCTGAGCCGGTGATTAGAGGGAGCAAGTGCAGATACACGGGAGATTTTGGTTGGCGCTGATACCCATTAATGGAGCCACGCAAATTGACTAAAGAACGTACTTTGCCCTCATAGTCAGTCATAGACCATTACTCATCAACGCCGAGCAAAGGAACAGCCCCTAAGATTATATTTACATTCGTTCCAAGTTTTAGTCAACCAAACAAGGCCTACAAAGCCAGGAATAGACCTTACCCAAAAGACTAATCTAGTTAATACTACTCAGTTTCCACAACTAGACCTTACCCACCTGCTAAACCTTGGTCAAAAAACTGCCACTTCACTACAAGCAGGTACACCAGAAATACTCCATCTCTACCATAACATAGGTGGAGAGAAACAACTTCAGCTGAATGTTCGCGAGCTTCTATACATAAGTTTTTGGGCATTGATTTAAGGCAAAAAGACTAGTATACCACTGCCGCAAGAATATGGACCTTCACTGAACAAGTTCGCGAGCTTGTATCTTATGGCATTGTAGATGTGGGAAAATGGTATCCGCATGACATCCGTAATACAGCAAAAATATTGCCTCTGCCCGATCTAAGATTTCCACAGCACTTGGATCACCCATGGCTAGCTGAATTGATGCAAGTTTTAACAACTCATGTCCAATAGCAATGTGGTCAGGACCATAGAGCTTTTCAAGAATCTGAAAATTCAGCAGAGAAATGAATTCCAAATCCAATTTCTTTACTCGACATTGtatatattaaaaaagaaagaaagacactccctccgtcccacaaTGTTGGTTCTCTATTCCTTTCTGAAAAGTCAACTAAAAATGTGTGAATTTCCAAGATTTACCCTTTATAAATAACTACAAATACCTTTTTAGTGGGACTCAAGGGATAATAGTGGAAATCAAATGTCATTTTTCAAGGGGGACATGCATTTAATGCTTGtccccttaaaaagttggaatccCCAAAAGTGAAAGTTGGAATCCCCAAAAGTGACCAACATTGTGGGACGGAGGGATTATATAGATATTTAATCTCCTTGAGTCCACGAAATATAAGTGAAGAAAATTTCTTAAAGCCGCTTCTAGGTTTGTAGTCATGATATAAACACAAAGGTTTTCATCTTGTACCAATACAGAAAATAAGGAACATTTTTCCACTGGATGACacgacaaaaattaattacctCAATTGATGCCTTGCAATGTTCCAGTGCTAGATCAAATTCTCCAAACATAGAAAATGCATGTGCAATAGTGTCCTCCAACTGAAATAATCATCTACATGGTCATCCAAACTTTTTTTCTAGGCATTGATATCACCAAAAATGTGAAATCAAGAAAATTGCAGATGGAACATTAAACACAGATGGGCTCTGTTACCGAAACATGAAATACAAAAGTTTCCATCATATCCCGTTGTTAAAAAAACTGCCCCTCATGACCAAAAAGAGAGCAAATTGAAAGGACTCCACTCAACTCCTTGAAGTCTAAACCTTACCTGTGCTATTGCTTTGTTGTACGGATGCAATGTTGATCGCAGGACATCAAGAGCTCTCAAAGCATCTGAGAGAGTATCAGTTTCAAGTTCTTTATGGAATACCTCATACTCCAACCTATTCAACAAAACATTCAAATATGAGATGCAATAAAATGACAAGCATATATGCTAACACATAACGACTGCTAACACATAACggcaaaatttatttattttattaatctttgaagatgaTTACAAAGACCAACAGGAGCAAACGAGAAAGGCAACAAAGTGCCCATCCAAGACCCAATACCTagattggcaagatgccaaccaaggaGACACCCCAAGGGACAAAGCCCAGCACCTCATCTATGTTCATGCATACAGTGCGTACAAATATATTTTATGGTGTCGAGGCATGCACAGATGTGCATCTTCTTTTTCGGATGGGATCTCAATTTCCTCAAAACATCTGCTCTTACGGATGTCCCAATTAGATGTGGCACTTACTAAAATAAGAGAAAGACGTTTCAGTAGTTCCTCCACACAAAAAGTGGTCTATCAGGAAGTATGGAAAATTCTTTGATTCCATACTACACTAGCCTCTTCAAGCCATCTAGACTCAATTAAGCCATTAATCCAACAATATTGCGTTTTCAGAGAGCAGAAATAGCTGGAAATCAGATTTTACTATTCCTTGGTTTGCCACAAGGAACAAAATTCAGTTTCGGTCCCAGCAAAACAATCAAAACAATTCTATATCCTAGGAGATTGAACTAATATTCATAGGCCGATGTTTCCACAAATGCACACCGAAATGCACCAAAATGTTGGAATTCTAAGAACCCAACTTCATTGGACATTTCCATAATGTTCCAGCTACGCCTTCAACATATTTCTGAAATGCTTCCAAATTGTTCCCGAAATGTCTCCTGTTCCTAGCTAACTAGCAACATAACGAAACGAGATTTTGATCCTTGTGGAGGGAATTTTAGAaagtaaattctttttttaaggGAATTGTAGAAAGTAATTTAGTGGGTGGTTTCTAGATATTGCAGCTGTTACTGTTTACAGttgagagaaatttttggcCTATCCAGCGCAGATTCATTTCCAATGACAATGAGAGGAGTAAAGACTTGAACATTCCCAGAAGTAACTCTAACCTTACGAGTGTTTGGGGTTTCTATAAGCACTACTGTGGAATGGCTGTAACAGATTGTTCTTTGTAAGCCATGAGTAGTATATCTCATGTACATCTTTATCCTATACtttcccaaaaaataaagaggaaaaaaatataaaaggatCTCCAAAGAAATAATTCAAATGTACCTTTTCGAACAGGGCCCAGTTTCCTCGATTGTTGCATATGAAGCGTCCAAATCACGGCCAGAACCACATCTCAAACAAGATCCAGGTTTAATTTGATCACTGCATCCGGTCAGTTCAAAAACATGGCCAGCCACTTTATGTATCTCTTCATCTTTTGGCTTGTCAACCTTCAAAGATTGTAAACCTCAGAGTTATGAAAGAGGGTAACATATAGTCCACATTCTAGAAGTGACTTTATTTATTCTCAACAGAATGAAATTCACTACTACTATGTTTCATGTTTTAGCTTGTCAAGcttcaaaaagtttttttgggtaagggaGCTTCAAAAAGTTACACATATCTCTTGCTCGAAACTGAATTCTGTCACTCTTCTATGGCTTACAAATCCACATTCTAGAagttgcatattttttttaattatgataAACAGCATGAAAGTTACAAGTgtgttttaattattttttttcctatggCTTACAATTGTGTATCATGTTTTAGCTTTGTCAAGCTTCAAAAAGTATCTCTTGCTCAA carries:
- the LOC131320675 gene encoding flocculation protein FLO11-like isoform X1; protein product: MEDAIDGNAPLDYAEFQLFPSHDRYEACVCSGNKIETVASGLLGQLVLHSPEIKDLSSRGSNANFKLQPPKSLDSRQWFTKSTLTRFLHLVGSPDILNTAKAIDDEITQLEEARKFHLTLYTKDNCDHSGDGTRDGSNSTAVGPKLKDEVKIASDASKNELLRAMELRLKALRGELAAAFNRATVATCSSKHIFDMEKLSQHFGAIDLRSTLRKFVEHCQMDQNVDLPSDEKSPSTVDSRNDRYSATKANAQILKPLLPDTPVKYGVSPAKAAQVERQSSTESEESSVSSNDNQPTVERSRTLIRSASPRRSASPMRRVQIGRSGSRRATALNIKSLNYFPARDKTFSNRDATANSSEDEGLEHRPKRSDSNVRISVQDAISLFENKQKDQTSDAQKRRSTLDAFPGTKKSVLRRWSAGTGESSTQDNPQIASENSVLITSDHSEAGEIPRSSLEAKDEPEFLAGDNHPVEAAKMDARLDTFEERTSNPVGSQAETLVIQREEKTEKLTASAEWNRQKELELNQMLRKMMECKPVRYQNTAPDSNRSQDVPRGQRGGVSDHYKEKRDEKLRGETAGRLAEKEAQPRAMQQILGQRKTEMTSASKSSLAKPQKSRKTVTQSVNPKKETSKPAVTKKALAKTSPAPAMRKSWSTTPSPRATTGTSPAKTPCGTPSTGTTPTRRRPQPAPSVPRSSPKEEISIQRPKNVKARPNDTKKSMKDMTEKKQQPSTKNGKTAKTKVQTPPGKDGSVVASKPSFYSKVTKKSSVVPLESKPFLRKGTGIGPGVGPVVIKTKEFPQPGETLENPENLSEAQKHEVVTDSSGIVSQQQQEEEFEAVDTDAGLEAETHELSSQQKCEGTVSSEQVAADFDDSFIMVREAVLKTEVEEETVISPTAWVEIEEHQDLPIPQGENRCEISYAANVAPVAISSPRVRHSLSQMLLEESAETDILEWGNAENPAAMVYQKDAPKGLKRLLKFTRKSKADPNLTGWSSPPVFSEGEDDVEDSKAVSKKNADTLRRMAALHGKNYGQQKASLGESYEKDLAGPEIHSAHSNVSKFSAQRESHKLQDHISTAATTSKATRSFFSLSAFRGSKPNEMKLR